Sequence from the Fragaria vesca subsp. vesca linkage group LG4, FraVesHawaii_1.0, whole genome shotgun sequence genome:
ATATATTTGGTAACAATTAATAAAGTTGAGATTTACTACCTACCTTATTGAACGACCACCAGAGTAGCTTTACGGAAGGTCATCTTTGGTTAAAATTACTCTGGAATATGAGAAGCTGGATGAGAGTGACCAGCCTCCGAATAACTATCTCAGCTTTGTCTTTGTGGGGCTGATCTCACAATTGAGGGGCTCGTATTGGCAAGGCATCTTAGGGAATTACCCATAGATTGCGGTGTGATAGCGCAGAAGAAATAAAGAAGTAAGTAAAAATAAGATGATAAATCAGTTCATCACGTCGCAAAACAATACATACAAGTGAGATTTGGTGAATCATAAGAGAGTTGACATCTAGTCATGTATCGGTTCGCAAAGAAAAATTAAAAGATACTAAATCATCTAAGGACAATCTTTTATTATTGTGTAATCCAAATTGATTCTTTAAGCTAAAGCGGGGTTAGCATGTGTTGTTGACCTGTTGCTAACTAAATTTCTTCGGAAAGCAACACTATAAAATAAGAAAGCTTCTAGGTCCATATCACATTATGTTACATAAAATATAACATAATGTGATGGTGCACATTAATATAACATAATTCATCTAAGAGTATGAGCAATAGTGTTAAACAGCGACAAGCAAGTGTGACCGTCAAATGGTAAACCTAGTAGTTCTTAACTAATTAGGTATGGCTTCGTCAAATGGTAAACTTGAGACGGAAGTAGAGATATAAGCTCAGGTGCTGATAAGCTTTACAAGATTTTCACGAGCCTAAATTTGCACCTTCTTTCGTCATATATCATGATAAGCATAAAATACAAAGTAATAAGTTTCTAGTGGGAAGAAAAGTAAAGGCAACTTTCTCATAAAAGAAGAAAAAAGAAGTGGAAGCCACTAAGAATTATGGAATCAAAAGTTGAAATGCATATATGTAATCAAAAGTTATCCTACAAATCTTGGACCATATAGCAACTGGACGCACAGGTTCCTTTCCCAATATAGATATATGAACAATTTAAGAAAATAGAGTAGTACAGTTGGTTTTCTTTATTTTGTAAATCATTTCGATCTGGAAATTATGTTGGAAAACTTGAACAGTGTCACAGTCATTGATCGAGGGATCGATAAAGCAATAGCATGGTATAGTGGGCATGTCATATTCGATGAACGAGTATATAATTTCTGATCTCGCTCGAGGGACCAGCAAAGTTACTGCAGATATTATTCCTGAGGGAGAACCCCGTTCAAATCTGATCCAGAAGCAAATAATATCGGTCGAAAGTACGGGCTATTCCATATCAATGCATTCCGAGACCACAATGACCAGGACAGAAGTTGGCCTGGAATATTGTTTCTTTAGTCCGCAGAGCCATTCAGCTTTCATCTTGGATCTCTATAAGTACGTGGTTAGCTAGGTTTTCCTCAACACTCTCAAACAAATTACAAAGCAGCAGGTAGCTACTAGCTAGTGGCTTGATAGAACTCGATCAATCCGGCCAATATATCTCTGACGATCGACATGGCTCAAATAGCGAAAATGCAAGTCGAAGCTGAGATCAAAGCCGGTGCTGAAACTTTCTACGAAGTCTTTCGTAGCAAAGGGTACTTGTTGCCCAAGATCTGCCCTGACATGATAAAGGACATACGTGTACTTGAAGGGGACTGGGGAACTGTTGGCTCGGTCAAGCAGTGGACTTATGTTGCTGCAGGTAGGCTATATACTCTAAGACCCCTTAATTCCGTTTCTATTCAGACCCAAATTTATAACCAATGCATGCGTGTGTAGGTAATTCTGAGATTGCAAAAGAGACAGTTGACGCCATGGATGAGAAAAGCAAATCAGTCACTTTCAAGACGGTGGATGGAACGCTCCTGAAAATCTACAAGACTATGAAGGCCACGGTTCAGGTTACGGCAAAAGGTGGAGGATGCAGCTCGGTGAAATGGAGTATAGAATACGAGAAGCTGAACGAGGATTCCCCACCTCCCAATAAGTACCTGGACTTTGTTCTCATTCTCACCAAAAAGGTTGATGCCTACCTTCTCAAGGCATAATGGATCATTCCTTATTGCATGCATGTGGGATTGGTTTGAATGTAAGATTACAATGATATGTACAATAAAAGTTGGGAATTAGCTTTAAGAGTTCCCCAATGCTTCTAGTTCTATGTACCACAATTAATCCTTAAATTGATGTATGATATATATGTATAATTTTCACTATATGCATGAAACATAAACATAAAGAAACAACAGGTTCATATAATTTCCAGGTTGAATTATTATAGATTTGATCTATCATACGAAGTGGTCTTAGCCATTAATGGAGTTGTTTTGGACTATATTTATATATTATCAATAATTGAACTTCCCCTCTTTTCAAAAATAACAATTGAACTTTCCTAATCCCTGTAGAAGTTCTTTCAATTAGAACATCTCTTACCGTAAGCTAAATTTCAAGCCAAATTTAGTTTACAGCAAGAATATTCTATAGAATCTTTTTTTAGTTTACCAAATTCTCCTACCATAAGCTAAATCCTTGACCATATTAAGAGTATTTTGGCAGCCAAATCTTAAGGTAAAGCCATTTTTTTTTGGAAAAATTTCAGTTTACTCTCATGAATTTTAGGTCTAAACTAAGTTTGATACCTCATCCTTTTTTTTTAATCAGTTTCATCCCTAAACTTTTAAAATGACATCAATCTCGACCAAAATGACTAAAATAACCCTTGTTACGGTTTTCCTTCAATTACAGCCTTCATTACACCCCAAAAGCNTAAACCTAAAGATCAAAACTTAATCCTNNNNNNNNNNNNNNNNNNNNNNNNNNNGAGAGAGAGAGAGGGTAAAAGGATTAAGTTTTTGATCTTTAAGTTTATGCTTCTGGGGTGTAATAAAGGCTGTAATTGAGGGAAAACCGTAACAAGGGTTATTTTAGTCATTTTGGTCGAGATTGATGTCATTTTGAAAGTTTAGGGATGAAACTGATTAAAAAAAAGATAATGTATCAAACTGATTTTAGACCTAAAGTTCATGGGAGTAAACTGAAATTTTTCCTTTTTTTTTCTTTTGTTATATATCTGTTTAATTCAATAATTAACCATGAAAAAGATTTTATATAAATATATTCGATATAGGGCACATATGAAAGATCTCGTCGAGATCATCGCGATGGTATAAAATTTTGTTAGTAACGAATTTTTAATTTAGATGCTAGTGTAATTTAGAAGAACAATATTTAAAGTTAAATAAAATAATACTTTTAGTATACCAACTCCATAAGCCAAATTTGGCTTACAAAAGAAGTCAAGCTAAATTTTTTGCCTTGAGAATTGTAATTTGGCTTATGGTGGGAGTAACTAGGCGCGTAGCCAAGGTTTTGGTTGGTTGGGCTCGAGTTTTCTAGAATAAAAAAAAAATAGCTATATTATGTTTTTTTTTTTTTTGCATTATTGTTCAAACAATAGCTCATGTGCCACCTAAACTTCTCAATTCCTCTTCCACTTTTCCTTCTAGTTTTCTAGTCTTCTCCTCTTTGAATCTCAAAAAATCCTCATTTTTCTTCCTATATTAG
This genomic interval carries:
- the LOC101304664 gene encoding kirola-like yields the protein MAQIAKMQVEAEIKAGAETFYEVFRSKGYLLPKICPDMIKDIRVLEGDWGTVGSVKQWTYVAAGNSEIAKETVDAMDEKSKSVTFKTVDGTLLKIYKTMKATVQVTAKGGGCSSVKWSIEYEKLNEDSPPPNKYLDFVLILTKKVDAYLLKA